The sequence tatatatatatatatatgcttagtTCTATGTTGATAATATCAGACTAACAAATTGTTCATTAGAAGAATATTTGTAACACGAGCAAAATAATATGTATGTATCTTTTACTGCCTGTAAATTAATTAACCATATACCCGTTACTTAGTTTTGTACCACAAATAACGTAGTTACGTACAGATTAAGATTTTCTATTTATGGTGTATGGTGGCCTTATAATTGATGTATATTATATTGTAACCTTTGAGTCATAATATACATAGAGTAAATCGGTTAACATTTTCCGTGTTCTAATTGAACAGGCTAATGCTAGAAAGAATTAGCCTCGGCATATCAACGCTAACATATCCTATTGGTATTGGCTTCGTTGGCATAACCTAATTTATTAGTAATGTACTCAATATATCAGTTGTCCATTTAATTGGGCACGTAGATACTGAATTCATTTGgtataataatttcaaatttcAGAAATCAACCTTAACATTCATTAGTCGTTTGTTAGCGCTCAAtcttttcatgattattattattattatttcgatagaacaatgagaagacggagttgatctgaaaaatatgATGTATTAGCGCTAtacacatttttcagatcaactccgtcttctcattgttctatcgaaatttataaaagggactaattgctttatattattattattattccattcATAGGCAGCTAATGCTTTTCTTGCTCAACGTATTAGCAGTATCAATGCTATCTCGGCTATATGTGAACAAACAAATGCTGATATTAAAGAAGTGTCTAAAGCAATCGGTGCAGATCATCGAATTGGTCCATATTTTTTAAATGCTAGTCTTGGCTTTGGTGGTAGTTGTTTTCGTAAAGATATTTTAAGTTTGGTaatttgaaatacatttttattattttaaaattttctttgtttcataaatttttttaacaaataaacaCAATAAGAATAACGTTTATTTTGTACACATAGTTTGAGAAAATTCTATTCACCATTTGAATTGGTTAACTCCACCTATTGCTCTCCTAGGGCTATTGCCGATTCTAAGTCCGCGTAAAGGAAGAgtgttgggcatggggttagcaaccctattccgtagaaaacaaccttgcttaAAAAAAAGCTAgccagaataataataataattcaaattgtTTAACATGAAATTTATTCTTCGTGTTACCAATAAATTTACTAAAtccatttttttattaataaaaattctGCTCGAAATTATTATTCTTGACTTTTGTCATACGCTTATCGTATCAAAGTAACTAAACAAAAAAGATTACGACTGATGCTACATAAAAGTAGATGTTTAGAATGTTGATTAACAACAATGAGGTGTTTTTGTCAAATAATCAACGTTTTCTGTCGTAATCGTCCGGTTGAAGACTGTAGCTATAATCAAAAAGTACACATCATGGCTTTCTGCTATTCTTTTTATCGTAAATATTATGCTTCATAGGAATAGAACTGTCCAAAAAATCGACAATTCTTAAAGGGtcatttatagtttttatatgTATGGGGTCATCTGTAATACGACCCTTAATTATTGTGTAAGCTTCATATTCATTAATCTGACAATCAGAATATTTATCTTATGCTTGCAAAGCAAGTGCGTCTGATGCCGAAAAAATGTAGAGTTAGCAAATGATTGTGCAAAGTCTATTCAACTAATCCTGATCATATTGGTCATTATGAGACTTCTTTTATCCACTCCGCGTAATAATGATGACGTAACAAAGTGAAATAAATGTGAGGAGCACTGTACACTTTTCACTGCAATAAAAGTGTTCGTTACATAACTATATTGCTTAACCATTCATCTGGATAACATTAAAAAAACGTACTATGCTTGTAACTCTTTCTAGAAAAATGTCAAGCATTTACCAGAACTAATCGAAATACAAGGAAAATTTTCAAAACAACTTCTCTAGGACTTTTGTTTTGTCTATGATAAATGTCACACTCTTAATTACCAGTACAAAGAATTGAGGAAAAATTTCTCTAAAAAGGATATCCAGGGCATTACAGTTTGTTCCTGTGGTATAATAACCAGACTACATAAAGATATTCACTGCTGTATTTACAGGTTCATTTCtcttgttgttgtttatgaaaaGGTCGTTGCTATAGAAAATTTCCGTGTTCAATTATTTCATACATTTAAATTTGAATATGTTTATCTGCGATTAATCATACGGTGTGATTGTATTATCATAATAATTGACGGTTTCGCCCAAATGTTTCGCTTACTTATTTTTCAAACGTACAAATATTGAGATAAACGCTCTTTGTTTCAGGTTTGTTTTGAACTTTAGAATTTTGAGTGGCAGGCGTATACAAATATgcggttttttttaaaaaaaattgaccaTTTGTGTGGGTGTTAAATACTGAAAAACTCGGATATAATCTCCACAGCCCTTGGTATAGTCTTTTCCTCTATTCTCCAATGACATAATAGACGACTACATTGGAATTCATTGGTTCAATATATGACAGATGAAGGAAAGAGCTGTAGTCAGTGAACCAGTTAAAAACTTTCACAATTGAAGACTATAGTAGTGGCAGAAATTGacaattgaaaaaaatttatagaATATATTTAGGAATAATTACAAATTGAATTTATGTTGAGGAGTGGTTTTGTTGCTATAATCTATAATTTTCATGTTAAGAATTCCTAATAGTAATGAAATTTATATTGGTGAATTAAGTAATTGTTATTATGAATGAAACCTACATTAATTCTAGCATCAATCTGTGATAAATTTTTACAGAAAAATTGATATTTAGGAAATTAGCGCAATCTACGACGACTATTTTGAAacagtttattttcaaataaggTAAACTCATCTTACTTTTTGTACACTCAATCTTCAGCATGCGCATGAAACTGGTATATGCTACTTTCTGCTTTTCAATAGTAAACCAACTGAGGTTACTATGTGACGAATACACCCTATAAATAGTATTTGTTAAGCAGTGAGACTTAATCACATTGCCAATAAACACTTACTGTTAAATTACAGTACTACACAGTAGtggtagtcgtagtagtagtataagTCTAATGACTATACAGTTACACTTAGTACGTTTAAAATTGAATACATTAAGTCAAGCCTACTCAATATAAGcatggcatatatatataattcaacaCGAATGATTTTTTTCGTTCCATCTAAAGTACTCGTGATACTAAGAAGTTTTGACTTTCAAGAGTGAATGTGTTTTTAGTTGCTCCCATTAGCAGGTTGGTTCTGTAAAAGTCAATAAATTACTCCACTTGTCTCACTGAGGTATTTAAGAATATGATTATAGTGTTCTTCTCATcagaatttattttgttttatgatTGTAATGATGTGTCAACAAAATAATTCTAAAATAGGTAAAACTTCTTTTTTCACATTCAACTGATTTCCACTTTTAACAATTATATTCAAATGGACTGAATTTTTCTTCACagttttatttgtatatttttgttgttattacacTCCTAGATGTATATATCAGAGACATTGAATTTACCAGAAGTAGCTTCTTATTGGTATAGTGTactacaaatgaataattatcagATTAATAGATTTACACGTAATGTAATTGAAAAATTGCACAATACATTAAAAGGAAAACGTATTGCAATATTTGGCTTCACTTTTAAAGCGGATACATATGATACAAGGttagaatgtttttttttaaattaaataattatcttgacagaagaggttttgtggagattttagaaatttgaatagttgaaatcatgagtcaatcgaagctagaccaccatgaaaaaccttgaagcagtggacggtcgtttcgttctagtatgagactcctcatcagtgcgcatccacgatcccgcccccgcgagattcgaacccaggacctatcggtatcgtgcgcgagcgcttgaCCATTATGTTTACGTATTATGCAAATATTAATCATTTGTTAACTAATTACATTTCTCTGTCAATACGTTAGTTTAAATCTCCATTTCATCAATGCATTTTTTACTTGTATTCACATTATCatcgtttttttctttaaaaaatattagaGATAGTCCTGTGATACCATTGTGTAATCAGTTATTACAAGAACAGGCTGAACTAGCAATCTATGATCCTAAAGCTCTTCATAAACAAATTGAATCAgatttattaatcaataataataaagattcaTGTAAGTAACATAGTATTCTTCAAGGAGTTTTTTTATCATGcctatttcatttgtttagttATAATTCAATTCTGGTTGTTTATTAATAAACCACTTAAAGTAAAAAATGTCTTTGAATTTGAAAACTCTGATCTAAATTACTGTGTTAATCAAATTACGTGTTAACTAGATATAAGATTACAATAATTTCTATCATTATGGTTCAACtatagtttttcattataaGTGGATATTCATCGATTGGACTGTAAAGAACAAAGGGTATGTAGTTTTTGACATTTCTTAGTAGTTTGCGATTTTATCCAGAATATTATATGAATGATACATCAGGAGATGGAACATAATAATCTcacttattgaatattgaatcaaCAAAAATCATAACGACAAGTTttgctttatttatttgtacCTATTCGGTTACAGTAAAAGTTTTCTTAACAGGAAATTTACAATGTTTCAATAAATTCCACTCTTAGATCCACTTAAATTGTAAATACTCAAATACAACTTAAAACAAAGATTTTACTTATCATTCATCCTTATCATTCCAAACGTTTACGACCGGTTTAGTTCTTATGACACTGTCATTTCGTAATGTATATTTGATGCATAATCGTCTTTAGTTTATCTAAACGACAGAAAAAGGCAAATAAGTAAACCACTGTGATGATAATGATTCTACTCGGATTTCCCATTGTTTAGTTCCGCTGTGTATTgcaacttacgcctgttaactcTCGTAGAGAATAAGCCGTCGACCAGGATCCTCCAATCAACTCTCTCTTGCGCTCTCCTCTCTAGTTGTTCCTAAGTGCTATTTATTCATTGATATCTTCTCCCAATACCCAGCGCTCTTTGTTCTTTGTTTTGAGGATCTGAACTTGGGACTTACCTCATGCTGTTTGGTGATTTCTGCGATGTGTCTCCCATCCAACTCCATCGTCATTTTCTAATTTCctgttcagctggaagctgCTTTGTTTTCTACTAGACTAGGTTATTGTTGATTGTGTCTGGCTAACAGATTTGGAGTATATTGTGTAGGCAGttttttataaatacctgtacgtTTTTGATGGTgatagttttccaagtttcagcttcgtacaaaAAACTGTCTTGGCGATCGTATTGGAAATCCTGTCGTAAGCTTTTTATAAAAGCGTGCTGATACAATAGGAGGGTTGCTTAAATTGGTTCTAAAAAACTCAGATTTATTGCATTATTTGGATAGTTAAGAAATAGGTAACCCAGGACCCTAAGAGTACTGTAATTGGTTCCCAGAATTTGTTCATcttccgcctggagcccctcagGGGCTACTGCAGGTCCCAACCCCTGATGGACGAGGAGGGTTTGGCATGGGTTTAGCGagcctatcccgtagaaaactaactcgctagaacacgctaactagaaaaataattcagattattattattattatcatcatcatatcaGATCGAGTTAGTATGGTTTACTACTTTATTTCTAACACAAATTTCAGTTTACCAGGAAACCTTTACATTCAACTGATAAATACCTGTCATTTATTAGTTTTCCGAATGTGTGCGAGCGTGTATGTGAACGTTAGGCCACAAAATTGTAATTCTGCAACAGTAGAGAATCTGAAGACATCAGACCTATGTACATACATTGATTATGTATGCTCTTCCGTGTGTTTAGAATAAAGGTGTATTTTTAAGATTCAGGTGACCTTTGTTGCATGGGTTATTATTGTCGAAAAACAAGACTTATCCTTTACCAAATACCTGAACAGCATTTAAACGATTGGGTCACGTCGCACTGTTTGTCAATTTACATATTTGTGTAATCACATATACATAGGAAGGAGCAATCATGATTTGCAAATTGGACTCAAtgcatatttattaaaataataatctcaGAGATTGAAATGTAAATAATGCCAACGTTTCATCCAGCgaacttgtctgaacttcttcagggtaacaACCAAAATCatcaaatcaaatctatactgtgcTAATCCAATCATGAGccagttaaatgagaataatgtGAAAAGTTCACAATGTATATGTGATTACACAAATATGTAAATTGACAAACAGTGCGACGTGACCCAATCGTTTAAATGCTGTTCAGGTATTTGGTAAAGGATAAGTCTTGTTTTTTCGACAATAATAACCCATGCAACAAAGGTCACCTGAATCTTAAAAATACACCTTTATTCTAAACACACGGAAGAGCATACATAATCAATGTATGTACATAGGTCTGATGTCTTCAGATTCTCTACTGTTGCAGAATTACAATTTTGTGGCCTAACGTTCACATACACGCTCGCACACATTCGGAAAACTAATAAATGACAGGTATTTATCAGTTGAATGTAAAGGTTTCCTGGTAAACTGAAATTTGTGTTAGAAATAAAGTAGTAAACCATACTAACTCGATCtgatatgatgatgataataatagtgacaAGAATAACAAATTCGGGGAACCAATTACAGTTTCATGCACTCAACTTTTAATCACATGTGATCTGTGTACATAAACGACACTCCCTCACCCTAGGCAACTTGTGTTACTGTTTCCCCAATGGTATGTTCGTCACTGAGCCACTATTTCACATCGTATTATATTAGTTATGTAAATGATTACCGTTAGTATTACACTATCACGAATTTATTGATTAGTAACGAATTGATTTTATCTTTTAATAATGTTAGTTGACCTGAATCATATAGAATTAATTGCTGAAAAGATTTCCCATACAACAACATTACCATACATTTGAACTAACATACTTCTTAATCATATGAATATGGATCTACCTTGCGATCCTATGACTCGTTTAAATATCTTTCCTAATATATTAAAATAGTGGGAGAATATAAAACACATATCGATGTACACAATTAGATAATGCTTCTGTTCATGTATATTTTTCTTCAATGCTTTTTTATGTGTATGTATTTTAGTTAGTCAATTCGTTCACATTTGTTCTACGCCTGAAGAAGCTGTCACCAACGCCTATGCTATTCTGATATGCACAGATTGGAAATGTTTCCAAGTGAGTATTGTATTGTATTGAGAAATTCTCTTGTTGAAATGTTGGAAAATGATTCGTACGAATTCTTTTTGTCTTCGTTTTAATGTATGACTTAAACCAATACGTCCATGTATTGGTTATTTTACATCGTATGTTGACGTTACAATAGAATTATATGGATGTAAAAATCtttgaatttcttttttaaataacttataaataataaatatgtttgtttttGCAGAATTGATAGTTCAGTTGTCAGttacaaataatataaaatggaaATACTGATATATCACTTTTTGATGGTGTATATTCTCTCAAAATCAGTAACTCAATAAACATTCGTGACTTGCTTTTGGCCCCATTAGTTTTGATGAAGTGAACTAAACCACTTAAATGCCACTTGTTATTTCACGTGTATATGACGATTCTCATATACACCATCATCTTGCTAGCTAGGAAATGTTATCCATACCTCCTGTAGTCTTCGAATAAACCTTCGAACCAGTAATGTCTTCTTTCTCATACACTGTCGattgaaaatacaaaaaatatcgTGATACTTATAGAGAGTTCAATATCATTATCGTTTAGTTCTGTCGAAACTAGGAAAATAATGTgtagattattattaatttttgttaGGTGGTTAGAGGTGAGCAACAGTAAACCTTAGATCTGTGTTTCTTGTTATTTGACACGCAACCCGTGTCGAACCCATTAGGAAGCACCAATGCTATAAAAGTTGTCAATCACTTCGAAGCAGCTAACATTTTGAAATCATGAGCGCAATATAAAGTCAATTAGATAGACAGATAAATTGCAATTCGATCGATCGGATTGAAGGACCAGACATGAATAGTACTGGTCACTACTCgttgatcaatcagttgtgaccGTTAAATTATTGGTGTCAATATAAAACTGGCTGGCTAAAACGTTGATACAGTCCTTGTTAGGTCACTACTGACTCCCTTGAATATAATACATAAAAGAACCAAAAATACATTGTCTGTAAGTTTTAACTGACATCATACTGAATTTCTTGAAACTACCTAAATATACTAGTACTTCATAATTTTACGAGTATTTAACAACTTAGtattttgaatttattattctatattctctgtttttttttctgctTTTCATTCAGTTCTttactgtttgtttattttgtggGATTGACTAGACTTggcacacatgacattgatcaccacccagtgatcaatcaattgtgattacatcttaGTCCTaaaggaggtcggtcgcggtccagatagctcagtggtaacgtctctgactgtgaagctgggtgacacgggacggaatccgtcagggagcatcagtttcctcacgattacaggtacaccttgccgacgagtgccaagtagcacgaaacccgggtccaaggtttcctgttgactacctccaaccaccatcttatctcaacataatgcatgcagtgtcgagtcacctagactagtggccacattgaaACTTactcgatagcattcgatctgcactaagagggacttgacacatatgacattgatcaccacctagtgatcaatcaactgtgattagttctattatttatatctatatgatttattatatttcttaGTGAATGATTTTAATTGGTATCGTCGGTTTTTTTTAATCTTAATTATTGATAATACTTTTATCTGTATTAAAAACAGATCAGTAAATTTGATGAGCTTGTTAAAACGTTAACAAAATTGTATGTTTTATTTATACTGGATCATGTAAACTTTCGaattaaaattgttattttatgTTAATCACTGATTGATTTTCAAATGGATTCCCTTcaaattttattacaaaatcATGACTAGTGAAATGCATTTATGTTGGGTAGTAGTTAAAGTGTTACTCACCaattgaatttcaatagttgttaCACTAATTAAATATCAGTCGTGATCAAAAACTAACTCTCTTACTGTAAGATTTTAATGTCTTATATACAATATCTGGTAGATCTTGAATAAGGAAATTAGCTACAATTTATGATAGTTTTTGTTAAACAGTTTGCGTTTATGAATCAACTTTCTTTAATTTACACCCTTAGCATGTTTTTGCAATACACAAACGATCCAAACACTAGATATTCAAAATATTgccataaaataaaatacaaaactaAAAGCCaataacaaatatttatgaaaaagtCTATTAAAATTAGCGTATAATTCAATTGTGCAAAAAATTAGTTAATTGTCAATCAAcagacaaataaacaaaatcagtACATGGATTTGTGGAGAATGTTGTATTTTcgcagttgaattcatgagtcgatcttagctagaccaccatttaaaccCCGGAAGCGCTAGaagaccgtttcatcctaggaTGGGACTTAtcaacagtgcatatccacaatcccacacatgtgactcgaacccaagactcttggtctcgcgcgcaaacaattaacctctggaccacaaagctggcatccaacgatgtcaGTGTCCAACTTCCATCGATATATGGTCGTGTTTAACCTTTTATTCATTGCTTGAGGTGGATAACTGCCTCACATCCGACACGGATTGAACTTAATTGATCAAGGCTTCTCGCTAGAACTTCAGGAGTTACATCCTAAAGCTAGTCATTAATGAGCACATAattgttatcagtatagggattCGTAAAGACTCAATATTTTCATAGTTAAAATTActagtcgatttaagctagaccaccattaaaaacctggaaaaacCGTATGGCCTTTTTACATTAGTGTAAGACTTCTCGCACATGAGACTTGAACCCTAGCAAACAAAAGTAAATTTCCAAAGAATTCTGTTCATAATAAAACATTACATTTTGCTTATTTGTTGTCCACcaatatatttctttatttttttacaaTTTATTCCAAGGAATATGATTATGCGAAATTTTACCGTTTAATGACGAAACCAGCAAGAATATTTGATGGACGCATTATATTAAATCATAAACAATTAAGTCAAATAGGTTTTATTGTTGAAGCAATTGGTATTGCATCAGAAAGTTTTACCATGAATGGTtatgttgaataataataatagtaaacagTAGTAATACAACTCCatatattagttattattacttttatttttgacGTCAGCTTCGGCCttctatgtttatttatttatttatttcatctttCGTTTCTTTTGAtagtattttgttaattttgatTCTTATGAAATGTAGAATGTTGGCAATAAAGAAATTTCTGTAATTATGACTGCATATTGCTTCTTTTTGTGTTCTTCTGTTAAAACATGTACATTCACATATCTGATTTATGATATTTTCATTACAAAGCCCTCCCTCAAAGAAAACGACATAAAACTGAAACCAATTTATCTCTAACTACACTCCAGTTTGCTTTCATTttgtatgtttgtgtatatgTGCTTTTTTCACACATATCCATTGTCTAAAGATAAACAATGTATTGCCAATCTATGCACACCTATCTTGTATTATTCAAAATTGTGTTTATGCCTGTATTTAGTGTCTAGTAAATGTTATATTAATGTACCGTTTATCCTCAGGAGCTTGTGTTCTTTTTTCGGTTTAAGAACAATATAATTCTCTAATTTATTTTGTACGCTGAAATAATTTCCACTGTTAGCTTTTTtatgtataatttatttttattactgatGACTTATGAAAGTGTAATCTTTTaaaaatgacgacaaaatactTTTCTTACATCCTTATTCTTATTCTAATACACAGGAACTTTTAACTTTATTAAACAAGATATTATTGATACTACTGTGGTGTGGGCTACTGATTTCGAcatatataaatagtatgtatttACAATCCACAGTAGAATACCTAACGATAaaaggttgagaaaatcaaagagaagagaacaacaaattctgagacaattgatggatattctacaaatg comes from Schistosoma haematobium chromosome 3, whole genome shotgun sequence and encodes:
- a CDS encoding hypothetical protein (EggNog:ENOG410V4YT~COG:G), whose protein sequence is MLSKVCCLGAGYVGGSTLSIIAHYCPEIQVTVVDTCDEQIKMWNSDTLPIYEPGLDEIVKLHRGKNLHFSSDIDKAIDEAEMIFISVNTPTKNWGLGKGRATDLTNLEAAARRIAKVSRQPKVIVEKSTVPVKAAETTSTILQFEAKSRRNISSLTITTNNNDNKLNEFVVLSNPEFLAEGTAVNDLCNPDRILIGGDSHSSSGKLAIEMLRWIYLHWVPAERILITSTWSSELSKLAANAFLAQRISSINAISAICEQTNADIKEVSKAIGADHRIGPYFLNASLGFGGSCFRKDILSLMYISETLNLPEVASYWYSVLQMNNYQINRFTRNVIEKLHNTLKGKRIAIFGFTFKADTYDTRDSPVIPLCNQLLQEQAELAIYDPKALHKQIESDLLINNNKDSFSQFVHICSTPEEAVTNAYAILICTDWKCFQEYDYAKFYRLMTKPARIFDGRIILNHKQLSQIGFIVEAIGIASESFTMNGYVE